The following DNA comes from Bacteroidales bacterium.
CCTATTGGAGAACCATCACGCATATATCCGTTAGTTGCAGTACCCGAGAACTCTCCATTAACCATAAATGAAGCATATCCACCAAATTTAAGGTCCCAACGTGGAGATATATCGTAAACTGCCAATAGAGGGATAGTTATGTAGTTATTACGAACTTTTGTTGTAACATCACCAGTGAAAACACCTTCAATAGTAGAACCATCCATTGATACTACCAGTTGATAATTCTTCACCGAGGTATCAGTTTGCATACCTTTTATATCAAATTTAATACCCGATTGCAAACCCCATTTGTTGTTGAAATTATATTGGGCAGTACCTGATATTGTAAAAGAGAATGTAGGCTTAAATGAATTAATTGTTCTAATCTCAGCGGGGAGTCCCATAGGAGCAGTACCTCCAAGATTAAAACCAGCCTTTGCTGCAAAAACAAATCTGTCGGCAGGAGCAGCCTTTTCAATACGTTTTTCTCTAACTCTTACTTTAGCGGCGTTTATATCCTCAATAGTCAAGCAAGCCAATATAAGAACCAATATTATATATATCTTTTTCATTCTTTATCTATTTAAAATATGATTATTCGCAAATTAACTCAACATCATCAACCCAAAGTTTACTACCGGGGGCACCTTGGAACTCTGCTCCATAGTAACTTGATGAGAATACGATAGTAATACTATACTCGTATTTAGCCAAACGAGCAGGATCTATCTCTTTTGAGAAGGTAAATGGTAACTCTTTAAATACATATTCGTTAGGATAACCCTCTTCGTTAGTAGGAGTTCCATATTTATCATTGTCAGAAAGAATTGCTCTACCAACCTCAGCCTCACTCGAAAGAATAGTCTTACCATCTAAGTAATTTTTACCTTTATATAGTTCTTTCGCTTTAACGTTGTCAAACATTACGGCATATATAGCAGCATAGTCTTTGTTGTCAATGTTTTGATTATTTCCGCTATTGTCGTTGTCTTTTGTACGTATGCCAGTAATATCTCCATTGGCATCATAAATATTAATTTCACCACCGCTTTTGTACTTAAACCAAACTTTTAGAGATTTAGGTTTTTTATTGAAAGGCATACCAAAGCGAGTCGCTTTCATCTGCTCTTTCATAATGTTGATACCTTTACCTGAGAACTCTCCAATAAAAAGGTTTCCAGCTGCAAGAGGAGAGCCTTGACCAATTGCACCAACATAACGAGTCTCCAATATTGTAGCGTATGCCCCATTGTGAGCATCATCTTGAGATAGCGTTTTGTAGGTAGGATAGTCAGAAGGTTTTTTACCATTACCAGTAATTCTGTATCCCATATTGCCCGAAGCCCAGATGTAAAGATCCGAAACATTACCGTCTTCATCCATTAACTTCTCAAAACAGTCATCATATACACCAGTAGTTGAGCGGTTCTCCGACCAATTCTCAAAATAGTATTCAGTAGGGAATGTCATATCGAGGATTCTCACTTCGTGAGTCTTTTTCCAATTACCATCCTCTGATATAACCTCAATTTCATGAGAAGTAGAGTAGTCAAAATTGTCATTACCTCTAATAATTTTTGCACCCTCAGATAGAACAAACGAAATGTCAGTTATATTTTTTCTATCACCATATGCACCAGGAGAGATAAATATGGTTATACGTTCATTCTCAACTTTTTTACTTATTATAACATCTTTTCCCAATAATACATCAACAATATCGGCCTCTGCATTAGGTAACTCATCTTTAATACAACTGGTAAAAACCATTAAAGGCAATACCGAAGTAAAGATAATTTGCTTAATCGATTTTTTCATTCTTAAAGTGTTTAATATTTCTCTGTTATTTTTCGGGTGCAAAGATAATCATTTTTAGCGGAATAACCTCTAATTCTGCCCTAAAAACCAAATGAACTCTATCATAATAAAAAAAAGACTATCTCAACAAATTGTTGGATAGTCTCTTTCGGTAAATAATAATGTAGTATAATATTACATTATGTATTGTGAACTAATAGACTCATTATTGTGAGCACGACGAATTGTCTCTGCAAACATTTCGGCAATACTAATG
Coding sequences within:
- a CDS encoding PCMD domain-containing protein — encoded protein: MKKSIKQIIFTSVLPLMVFTSCIKDELPNAEADIVDVLLGKDVIISKKVENERITIFISPGAYGDRKNITDISFVLSEGAKIIRGNDNFDYSTSHEIEVISEDGNWKKTHEVRILDMTFPTEYYFENWSENRSTTGVYDDCFEKLMDEDGNVSDLYIWASGNMGYRITGNGKKPSDYPTYKTLSQDDAHNGAYATILETRYVGAIGQGSPLAAGNLFIGEFSGKGINIMKEQMKATRFGMPFNKKPKSLKVWFKYKSGGEINIYDANGDITGIRTKDNDNSGNNQNIDNKDYAAIYAVMFDNVKAKELYKGKNYLDGKTILSSEAEVGRAILSDNDKYGTPTNEEGYPNEYVFKELPFTFSKEIDPARLAKYEYSITIVFSSSYYGAEFQGAPGSKLWVDDVELICE
- a CDS encoding PorT family protein, with the translated sequence MKKIYIILVLILACLTIEDINAAKVRVREKRIEKAAPADRFVFAAKAGFNLGGTAPMGLPAEIRTINSFKPTFSFTISGTAQYNFNNKWGLQSGIKFDIKGMQTDTSVKNYQLVVSMDGSTIEGVFTGDVTTKVRNNYITIPLLAVYDISPRWDLKFGGYASFMVNGEFSGTATNGYMRDGSPIGPRVDGVDAVYDFTDDMRKVDAGVQVGVDFIPYKHLLISGDLTWGCIPLFKSDFTAMSFNMFNVYFNIGFGYVF